One genomic window of Comamonas serinivorans includes the following:
- a CDS encoding PLP-dependent aminotransferase family protein → MSSTRPSLRPDHWHLAQRAERMNPSFIREILKVTERPGIISFAGGLPAPETFPVEAMKEACARVLTADGQAALQYAASEGYGPLREWVAARMQAQGMAVSAEQVLITTGSQQGLDLLAKVLLDKGSRVLVETPTYLGALQAFTPMEPVFEAVPGDDDGPDLDAMAQMLGVGQGQPESPDRRRLLTLDLDGDQPAQQPRFMYLIPNFQNPTGRVMGAAKRQALLALAVRAGLPLVEDNPYGELWFDQAPPPPLLAAHPEAGLYLGSFSKVLAPGLRLGYIIAPKDLYPKLLQAKQAADLHTPTFNQRLVAELIQGDFLDRHVPTIRARYKAQCAAMHGALSRHMAGLDVQWNQPTGGMFLWARLPEGVDTMALLPKAVDAGVAYVPGAAFYADSVDTRTMRLSFVTASEAQIDQGVAALARVLRDSLA, encoded by the coding sequence ATGTCCTCCACCCGCCCCTCGCTTCGCCCCGATCACTGGCACCTGGCGCAACGCGCCGAGCGCATGAATCCCTCGTTCATCCGCGAAATCCTCAAGGTCACCGAGCGGCCCGGCATCATCAGCTTCGCGGGCGGCTTGCCGGCTCCCGAGACGTTCCCGGTCGAGGCCATGAAAGAAGCCTGCGCCCGCGTGCTGACGGCAGACGGCCAGGCCGCGCTGCAGTACGCCGCCAGCGAAGGCTACGGCCCGCTGCGCGAGTGGGTGGCCGCGCGCATGCAGGCCCAGGGCATGGCCGTGAGCGCCGAGCAGGTGCTGATCACCACCGGCAGCCAGCAGGGCCTGGACCTGCTGGCCAAGGTGCTGCTCGACAAGGGCTCGCGCGTGCTGGTCGAAACCCCCACCTACCTGGGCGCGCTGCAGGCCTTCACGCCCATGGAGCCGGTGTTCGAGGCCGTGCCCGGCGACGACGACGGCCCCGACCTCGACGCCATGGCGCAGATGCTGGGCGTGGGCCAGGGCCAACCCGAAAGCCCGGACCGCCGCCGCCTGCTGACCCTGGACTTGGACGGCGACCAGCCGGCGCAACAGCCGCGCTTCATGTACCTGATCCCGAACTTCCAGAACCCCACGGGCCGCGTGATGGGCGCCGCCAAGCGCCAAGCCCTGCTGGCGCTGGCCGTGCGCGCCGGCCTGCCGCTGGTCGAGGACAACCCCTATGGCGAGCTGTGGTTCGACCAGGCGCCGCCGCCGCCGCTGCTGGCCGCCCACCCCGAGGCCGGGCTGTACCTGGGCTCGTTCTCCAAGGTGCTGGCCCCCGGGCTGCGCCTGGGCTACATCATTGCCCCCAAGGACCTGTACCCCAAGCTGCTGCAGGCCAAGCAGGCGGCCGACCTGCACACCCCGACCTTCAACCAGCGCCTGGTGGCCGAGTTGATCCAAGGCGACTTCCTCGACCGCCACGTGCCCACCATCCGCGCCCGCTACAAGGCCCAGTGCGCCGCCATGCATGGCGCGCTGTCGCGCCACATGGCCGGGCTGGACGTGCAGTGGAACCAGCCCACGGGTGGCATGTTCCTGTGGGCCCGCCTGCCCGAAGGCGTGGACACCATGGCGCTGCTGCCCAAGGCGGTGGACGCCGGCGTGGCCTACGTGCCGGGCGCCGCCTTCTACGCCGACAGCGTGGACACACGCACCATGCGCCTGTCCTTCGTCACCGCCAGCGAAGCGCAGATCGACCAAGGCGTGGCCGCCCTGGCCCGCGTGCTGCGCGACTCTTTGGCTTAA
- a CDS encoding DUF4845 domain-containing protein, producing MKLKRRQQGITLIGLIFVGAILACVILVGAQVLPTLIEYQAITKGAKKAAAEGGTVQQIRAAFDRSATIDQITSISAKDLEITKDANGEPVVSFAYDREIHLVGPAYLVMKYEGTTAKFGPSRIGG from the coding sequence ATGAAACTGAAGCGTCGTCAGCAAGGCATTACCTTGATCGGGCTGATTTTCGTGGGGGCAATCCTGGCATGTGTGATCCTGGTCGGGGCGCAGGTCCTGCCCACGCTCATCGAGTACCAGGCCATCACCAAGGGCGCCAAGAAGGCGGCGGCCGAAGGCGGCACCGTGCAGCAGATCCGGGCGGCGTTCGACCGTTCGGCCACCATCGACCAAATCACCTCCATCTCGGCCAAGGACCTCGAAATCACCAAGGATGCGAACGGTGAGCCCGTGGTTTCCTTTGCCTACGACCGCGAGATTCACCTCGTCGGTCCTGCTTACCTCGTCATGAAATATGAAGGAACCACAGCGAAGTTCGGGCCCAGCCGCATCGGTGGCTGA
- the recO gene encoding DNA repair protein RecO — MNVKDRILHEPSYVLHRHDWSESSLVLEVFTRHHGRIALIAKGAKRPSSNFRSVLLPMQPLRLSWSGKEEVRTLKSAEWGGGHVMPHGERLLSGYYLNELVMRLMAREDPHPDAFDAYVLAMHALQGEGAKEAVSGLRAFEILALQALGHLPDLQTQAHGGALQPHGAYRLTAEGGLQPEWEPEQTALSGEQWQGLDHALQAAAPFEALQHTWSTLPGSARAALRGQLKALLHYHCGMQNLRTRHITHTLQQL; from the coding sequence ATCAACGTGAAAGATCGCATACTCCATGAACCCTCGTATGTGCTGCACCGGCACGACTGGAGCGAGTCCAGCCTGGTGCTCGAGGTGTTCACGCGCCACCACGGCCGCATCGCCCTGATCGCCAAAGGCGCCAAGCGGCCCAGCTCCAACTTTCGCAGCGTGCTCTTGCCCATGCAGCCCTTGCGCCTGTCCTGGTCGGGCAAGGAAGAGGTCCGTACGCTCAAGTCGGCGGAATGGGGCGGCGGCCACGTCATGCCCCATGGCGAACGCCTGCTGTCGGGCTACTACCTGAACGAGCTGGTCATGCGCCTGATGGCGCGTGAAGACCCGCACCCCGATGCGTTCGACGCCTATGTCCTGGCCATGCATGCGCTGCAGGGCGAGGGCGCGAAGGAGGCGGTCTCCGGCCTGCGCGCGTTCGAGATCCTGGCGCTGCAGGCGCTGGGTCACCTGCCCGACCTGCAGACCCAGGCCCATGGCGGTGCGCTGCAGCCCCACGGGGCGTATCGCCTGACGGCCGAGGGTGGCCTGCAGCCCGAGTGGGAGCCCGAGCAGACCGCTTTGTCCGGCGAGCAATGGCAAGGCCTGGATCACGCCCTGCAGGCTGCAGCGCCGTTCGAGGCGCTGCAGCACACTTGGTCCACCCTGCCTGGGTCCGCGCGCGCGGCCTTGCGCGGCCAACTCAAGGCCTTGTTGCACTACCACTGCGGCATGCAGAATCTGCGCACCCGCCACATCACCCACACGCTTCAGCAGCTATGA
- the rnc gene encoding ribonuclease III: MKEPQRSSGPAASVAESLEAALKLGFRDPALLVTALTHRSFGASHNERLEFLGDAVLGLAISELLYGQQPDFSEGQLSRTRSNLVRQESLHRIALKLNLPKHVRLGAGEVKSGGLTRPSILADAVEAIIGAVYLDQGFAEARALVHRLFADVDLKAQGGVSARDAKTALQEHLQGKRMALPKYTVSGVSGPAHAQVFHVTCEVPALRLQAQGDAESRKHAEQAAAQAMLALLTQRQPG, from the coding sequence ATGAAGGAACCACAGCGAAGTTCGGGCCCAGCCGCATCGGTGGCTGAATCGCTTGAAGCGGCCCTGAAGCTCGGCTTCCGTGATCCCGCGTTGCTGGTCACGGCCCTGACGCACCGCAGCTTTGGCGCCAGCCACAACGAACGCCTGGAGTTCCTCGGCGATGCCGTGCTCGGTCTGGCGATCAGCGAGCTGCTCTATGGGCAGCAACCGGATTTCTCGGAAGGCCAGCTCTCGCGCACGCGCTCCAACCTCGTGCGTCAGGAGTCCTTGCACCGCATTGCCCTCAAGCTCAACCTGCCGAAGCACGTGCGCCTGGGCGCTGGCGAGGTCAAGTCCGGTGGGCTGACGCGCCCCTCCATCCTGGCGGATGCGGTGGAGGCCATCATCGGCGCCGTGTACCTCGATCAGGGATTTGCCGAGGCCCGCGCCCTGGTACACCGCCTGTTCGCCGACGTGGACCTGAAGGCCCAGGGCGGCGTGTCGGCGCGCGATGCCAAGACGGCCTTGCAGGAACACCTGCAGGGCAAGCGCATGGCCTTGCCCAAATACACCGTGTCGGGTGTCAGCGGACCCGCCCATGCCCAGGTCTTTCACGTGACCTGCGAGGTGCCGGCGCTTCGGCTGCAGGCCCAAGGCGATGCCGAATCGCGCAAGCACGCCGAGCAGGCGGCGGCCCAGGCCATGCTGGCCCTGTTGACGCAACGCCAGCCGGGGTGA
- a CDS encoding pyridoxine 5'-phosphate synthase codes for MTSPARTALSVNVNKVALVRNTRHLGIPSVTRAAEQCLAAGAHGITVHPRPDARHIRESDVWDLAELLLQHPQAEFNIEGNPAHNLLGLVRALAAKGLQPAQVTFVPDGEGQFTSDHGYDLRQVDETLTRAIAECRDLGMRVSLFMDPEPALMARAAAVGAHRVELYTEPYAASWGGPDQPGQLQRYALAASAAAAAGLGVNAGHDLSLLNLSDFLRAAPQVAEVSIGHAFIGDALEMGYARAVQAYLAAIAAAA; via the coding sequence ATGACTTCCCCTGCGCGCACGGCGCTGTCCGTCAACGTCAACAAAGTCGCCCTGGTGCGCAACACCCGTCACCTGGGCATCCCCAGCGTCACGCGTGCCGCCGAGCAATGCCTGGCCGCCGGTGCGCACGGCATCACCGTGCACCCGCGGCCCGACGCCCGCCACATCCGCGAGTCGGATGTGTGGGACCTGGCCGAGCTGCTGCTGCAGCACCCGCAGGCCGAGTTCAACATCGAGGGCAACCCCGCGCACAACCTGTTGGGGCTGGTCCGTGCCCTGGCCGCCAAAGGCCTGCAACCGGCCCAGGTCACGTTCGTGCCCGACGGCGAGGGTCAGTTCACCAGCGACCATGGCTACGACCTCCGTCAGGTCGACGAGACGCTGACGCGGGCGATTGCCGAGTGCCGCGACCTCGGCATGCGCGTGAGCCTGTTCATGGACCCCGAGCCCGCGCTCATGGCGCGTGCCGCCGCCGTCGGCGCCCATCGCGTCGAGCTCTACACCGAGCCTTACGCCGCGAGCTGGGGTGGGCCGGATCAGCCAGGGCAGTTGCAGCGGTATGCGCTGGCGGCCAGCGCGGCGGCGGCGGCCGGTTTGGGGGTGAATGCCGGCCATGACCTCAGCCTGCTCAACCTCAGCGACTTCCTGCGCGCCGCGCCGCAGGTGGCCGAGGTCTCCATCGGCCACGCCTTCATCGGCGATGCGCTGGAGATGGGGTATGCCCGCGCCGTGCAGGCCTACCTGGCGGCCATTGCCGCAGCGGCATGA
- the era gene encoding GTPase Era, with amino-acid sequence MQSESSLSEPSADEPLSRCGLVAIVGKPNVGKSTLLNALVGQKISITSRKAQTTRHRITGIHSRVKDDVAAQFVFADTPGYQTKHSKALNKSLNKAVLGAVSDVDLILFVVEAGSFSLADAKVLSLLPPGTPTLLIANKLDTMHRRQELAPWLKSMQERHPFTEFVPMSAKQPKDVERLLDICQGYLPEQPWWYGEDELTDKSERFLAAEIVREKLFRLTGDELPYSATVVIDEFKEEEGRKVDRMVRIAATIVVERDGHKAMVIGQNGERLKRIGTEARVELERLMGAKVFLQLWVKVRSGWADNEAHLRSYGYE; translated from the coding sequence ATGCAATCCGAATCCTCCCTCTCCGAACCCAGCGCTGACGAGCCTTTGTCGCGCTGTGGCCTGGTGGCCATCGTGGGCAAGCCCAACGTGGGCAAGTCCACGCTGCTCAATGCCCTGGTCGGGCAGAAGATCAGCATCACCTCGCGCAAGGCGCAGACCACGCGCCATCGCATCACGGGCATCCATTCACGCGTCAAGGACGACGTGGCGGCGCAGTTCGTGTTTGCCGACACCCCGGGGTATCAGACCAAGCACTCGAAGGCCCTGAACAAGTCGCTCAACAAGGCCGTGCTGGGTGCCGTCTCCGATGTGGACCTGATCCTGTTCGTGGTCGAGGCCGGCAGCTTCTCGCTGGCCGATGCCAAGGTGCTGTCGCTGCTGCCGCCCGGCACGCCCACGTTGCTGATCGCCAACAAGCTGGACACCATGCACCGGCGCCAGGAGCTGGCGCCCTGGCTCAAGTCCATGCAGGAGCGCCACCCCTTCACTGAGTTCGTGCCCATGTCGGCCAAGCAGCCCAAGGATGTGGAGCGCCTGCTCGACATCTGCCAGGGTTACCTGCCCGAGCAGCCCTGGTGGTATGGCGAGGACGAGCTGACCGACAAAAGCGAGCGTTTTCTGGCGGCCGAGATCGTGCGCGAGAAGCTGTTCCGCCTCACGGGGGACGAGCTGCCCTACAGCGCCACCGTGGTCATCGACGAGTTCAAGGAAGAGGAAGGCCGCAAGGTCGACCGCATGGTGCGCATCGCCGCCACCATCGTGGTCGAGCGCGATGGCCACAAGGCCATGGTGATCGGTCAGAACGGCGAACGCCTCAAGCGCATCGGCACCGAGGCACGCGTCGAGCTCGAGCGCTTGATGGGGGCCAAGGTGTTCCTGCAGCTGTGGGTCAAGGTGCGCTCGGGCTGGGCCGACAACGAGGCCCACCTGCGTTCGTATGGGTATGAGTGA
- a CDS encoding PhzF family phenazine biosynthesis protein: MTIKQRAFAQVDVFSSRLGDGNPVAVVLDADGMSEADMARLAVWTNLSETTFVLPPTQPGADYRLRIFTPAGELPFAGHPTLGSCFAWLAAGGRPQQATHIVQECAKGLIALRPEGDGLAFATPALDRRDLSAAELAELLAALQLPPEAVLASQRLDNGPVWWTLLLDSAERLLSLPIDANAVLRLGRHIGLAARTDEDATQDLSSPGLIRRASREARAFASSQPATAEAVDLEVRALFCAPHQLFEDPVTGSLNGSLAQWLIAEGRMPARYTAAQGTAIGRAGRVQLSHTDDQVWVGGRCVAAVTGQILA; this comes from the coding sequence ATGACAATCAAGCAACGTGCGTTTGCGCAGGTCGATGTGTTCAGCAGCCGGCTCGGCGATGGCAACCCGGTGGCCGTCGTGCTCGATGCCGATGGCATGAGCGAGGCCGACATGGCGCGGCTGGCCGTGTGGACCAACCTGTCGGAAACCACCTTCGTACTGCCGCCCACGCAGCCGGGAGCCGACTACCGCCTGCGCATCTTCACGCCTGCGGGTGAGCTGCCGTTTGCCGGCCACCCCACGCTGGGCAGCTGCTTTGCGTGGCTGGCCGCGGGCGGGCGCCCGCAGCAGGCCACGCACATCGTCCAGGAATGCGCCAAAGGCCTGATCGCGCTGCGGCCCGAGGGCGATGGCCTGGCCTTTGCCACGCCCGCGCTCGACCGCCGCGACCTGAGCGCCGCAGAGCTGGCCGAGCTGCTGGCGGCCCTGCAGCTGCCGCCCGAGGCCGTGCTGGCCAGCCAGCGCCTGGACAATGGCCCTGTGTGGTGGACCTTGCTGCTGGATTCGGCCGAGCGCCTGCTGAGCTTGCCCATCGACGCCAACGCCGTGCTGCGCCTGGGCCGGCACATCGGCCTGGCCGCACGCACCGACGAAGACGCCACACAGGACCTCTCCAGTCCGGGCCTCATCCGCCGTGCCAGCCGCGAAGCGCGCGCCTTTGCCAGCAGCCAGCCAGCGACCGCCGAGGCCGTGGACCTGGAGGTGCGCGCCCTGTTCTGCGCGCCGCATCAGTTGTTCGAAGACCCCGTCACCGGCAGCCTGAACGGCAGTCTGGCGCAGTGGTTGATCGCCGAAGGCCGCATGCCGGCGCGCTACACCGCCGCCCAGGGCACGGCCATTGGCCGCGCCGGCCGCGTGCAGCTGAGCCACACCGACGATCAGGTCTGGGTGGGCGGGCGATGCGTCGCCGCCGTCACCGGCCAGATCCTCGCCTGA
- a CDS encoding FKBP-type peptidyl-prolyl cis-trans isomerase, translating to MNIAKDTAVTLDYLIKDTQGKVLDKGMVAYLHGGYDNLFAKVEAALEGQAKGDTVQVDLPEADAFGARDESLTRVIPKAEFPPGVKVGGQLRGVNDQGQPQIYHVMKIKGPEVHLDGNHPLAGQDLKFSAKVIDVRAATAEEITHRHVHGAHGHHH from the coding sequence ATGAACATCGCCAAAGACACCGCCGTCACGCTCGACTACCTCATCAAGGACACGCAAGGCAAGGTGCTGGACAAAGGCATGGTGGCCTACCTGCATGGGGGCTACGACAACCTGTTTGCCAAGGTTGAGGCCGCTCTGGAGGGCCAGGCCAAGGGCGACACCGTGCAGGTCGACCTGCCCGAGGCCGACGCCTTCGGCGCACGCGACGAATCGCTCACCCGGGTCATCCCCAAGGCCGAATTTCCGCCGGGCGTGAAGGTGGGGGGGCAGCTGCGTGGCGTGAACGACCAGGGCCAGCCGCAGATCTACCACGTCATGAAGATCAAAGGCCCCGAGGTGCACCTGGATGGCAACCACCCGCTGGCCGGTCAGGACCTCAAGTTCTCGGCCAAGGTGATCGACGTGCGCGCCGCCACGGCGGAAGAAATCACGCACCGCCACGTGCACGGTGCGCACGGCCACCACCATTGA
- the folK gene encoding 2-amino-4-hydroxy-6-hydroxymethyldihydropteridine diphosphokinase, which produces MPDLILDVPGRLSVRLHADGPPEAAWSLADLARQCFGTGLSDLAWEQAIEQVEDWVLPRASAVEPAAVLHLCGPGWLGWDAHQALRAFEQASPRVSPSNEGASGTDWLAASASSATPGQAWSPAEVEAVFNQAVGPAGARTLADHLGALAPRFAVELTLVRECLHHWRIAQVQRQPVTLVAVRDVPPASPLWQAPAQPVLAHVGLGANLGDALQTLRQAVHALAQSEQVVGVSSLYRTAPLDAVGPDYLNAVVALRTRRAPADLLLRLQAIEQAAGRTRAWRHAPRTLDLDLLDHGGLRSDEPALVLPHPRLHERAFALLPLHELAPDRVSAEALLRVADQGVERLPGTWWPNGPQGDAGR; this is translated from the coding sequence ATGCCTGACTTGATCCTCGATGTCCCGGGCCGCTTGTCGGTTCGCCTGCATGCCGACGGGCCGCCCGAGGCGGCGTGGTCGCTCGCCGACCTGGCGCGCCAGTGCTTTGGCACGGGACTGAGCGACCTGGCCTGGGAGCAGGCCATCGAACAGGTGGAAGACTGGGTGTTGCCGCGCGCCAGCGCGGTGGAGCCCGCGGCCGTGCTGCACCTGTGTGGCCCCGGCTGGCTCGGGTGGGACGCGCATCAGGCGCTGCGGGCCTTCGAGCAGGCCTCGCCGCGCGTGTCCCCATCGAACGAGGGCGCGTCCGGCACCGACTGGCTGGCGGCCTCTGCGTCATCGGCAACGCCAGGCCAGGCCTGGTCACCGGCCGAGGTCGAGGCCGTGTTCAACCAGGCCGTGGGCCCCGCTGGCGCGCGCACCCTGGCCGATCACTTGGGCGCCCTGGCGCCGCGTTTCGCGGTGGAGCTGACGCTGGTGCGCGAATGCCTGCACCACTGGCGCATCGCGCAGGTGCAACGCCAGCCCGTCACGCTGGTGGCGGTGCGGGACGTGCCGCCGGCCAGCCCGCTGTGGCAGGCGCCGGCGCAGCCCGTGCTGGCGCACGTGGGGTTGGGCGCGAACCTGGGCGACGCCCTGCAGACCCTGCGCCAGGCCGTGCACGCCCTGGCGCAGTCCGAGCAGGTGGTCGGCGTGTCCAGCCTGTACCGCACGGCGCCCCTCGATGCCGTGGGGCCGGACTACCTCAATGCCGTGGTGGCGCTGCGCACGCGCCGCGCGCCGGCCGACCTGCTGCTGCGCCTGCAGGCCATCGAGCAGGCAGCAGGCCGCACGCGCGCCTGGCGCCATGCGCCACGGACGCTGGACCTGGATCTGCTGGACCACGGCGGGCTGCGCAGCGACGAGCCGGCCCTGGTGCTCCCGCACCCCCGTCTGCACGAGCGCGCCTTTGCCCTGTTGCCCTTGCACGAGCTGGCGCCCGACCGCGTGAGCGCCGAGGCCTTGCTGCGCGTGGCCGATCAAGGGGTCGAGCGCTTGCCGGGGACGTGGTGGCCCAACGGGCCGCAGGGTGACGCCGGCCGCTGA
- a CDS encoding threonine dehydratase, whose amino-acid sequence MFPIARPSSPATEVSLPSLSDIEAAACVVNQTVPPTAQYRWGQLEQLLGVETWLKHENHGPVGAFKLRGGLTYFDALARQGRLPPAVVCATRGNHGQSVAWAARAHGVPCHIVVPRDNSREKNAAMRALGAHVIEHGRDFQEAREHAQQLAQSLPAHTVPSYHVELVTGVSTYWLELLRAAPQLTHLYVPIGLGSGACAAIAAKLALQHPARVIGVTSARASTYARSLAAGQVVAAEVSTQLADGLAVREADPAALRVLQAHLHDLVEVDDDAVANAMRALFQATHNVAEGAGAAALAGALQQASSLRHAHAVVGLALTGGNVDADVFARVLQAA is encoded by the coding sequence ATGTTCCCCATTGCCCGCCCGAGTTCCCCCGCCACCGAGGTGTCACTGCCCAGCCTCAGCGACATCGAAGCCGCCGCCTGTGTGGTGAACCAGACCGTGCCGCCCACGGCCCAATACCGCTGGGGCCAGCTGGAGCAGCTGCTGGGGGTGGAAACCTGGCTGAAACACGAGAACCACGGCCCCGTGGGCGCCTTCAAGCTGCGTGGCGGTCTGACCTATTTCGACGCCCTGGCGCGCCAGGGTCGCTTGCCACCCGCCGTCGTGTGCGCCACACGCGGCAACCACGGCCAAAGCGTGGCCTGGGCGGCCCGTGCGCATGGCGTGCCCTGTCACATCGTGGTGCCCCGCGACAACTCGCGCGAAAAGAACGCGGCCATGCGTGCCCTGGGCGCCCACGTCATCGAACACGGGCGGGATTTTCAGGAAGCGCGCGAACACGCCCAGCAGCTCGCGCAATCGCTGCCGGCCCACACCGTCCCCAGCTACCACGTCGAACTGGTGACCGGCGTCAGCACCTACTGGCTGGAGCTGCTGCGCGCCGCGCCGCAGCTCACGCACCTCTACGTGCCCATCGGCCTCGGTTCGGGCGCCTGCGCGGCCATCGCGGCCAAGCTGGCCTTGCAGCACCCGGCCCGGGTGATCGGCGTGACCAGCGCACGGGCGTCCACCTATGCGCGCTCGCTGGCCGCTGGCCAGGTCGTGGCCGCCGAGGTCAGCACCCAGCTGGCCGACGGCCTGGCCGTGCGCGAGGCCGACCCGGCGGCCCTGCGCGTGCTGCAAGCCCACCTGCACGACCTGGTCGAGGTCGACGACGATGCCGTGGCCAACGCCATGCGAGCACTGTTCCAGGCCACGCACAACGTGGCCGAGGGCGCCGGCGCTGCGGCACTGGCCGGTGCACTGCAACAGGCGAGCAGCCTGCGCCACGCGCACGCGGTGGTGGGCCTGGCCCTCACGGGCGGCAACGTTGACGCCGACGTGTTCGCGCGCGTGCTGCAGGCCGCCTGA
- a CDS encoding DMT family transporter encodes MSSPPASPHPAPSPTASPAPARPDAAQRQRWGMWLGLLGVACFALTLPATRLATGSAAAPQMSAEFVTIGRVAVAGLLSALFLLVTRSPWPPRSTWGPLALAIVGNVFGFPLLLALAVPHVSAAHAAVVLATLPLATAVLSALLLGQRARPAFWACAVLGAALVAVFMWRGLPVAHASAPAAAGVTALWLPNLCLLGAVLTAALGYVCGAKVTPVLGAERVICWMCAAMLPLALPLTLWLWPSQPVAGSAWAGFAYAGTVSMWAGFFAWYRGLDWGGALRVSQVQLLQPFLAMLAAWPLLCEPLQASAIGFTAIVILTVYMAKRFAQPTTSTPYPSPRQPMTAMQPAHASPRGGALSAKH; translated from the coding sequence ATGTCCAGCCCGCCTGCTTCACCCCACCCTGCCCCGTCGCCCACCGCGTCACCGGCCCCCGCCCGGCCCGATGCCGCCCAGCGCCAGCGCTGGGGCATGTGGTTGGGCCTGCTGGGCGTGGCCTGTTTCGCGCTGACCTTGCCGGCGACGCGGCTGGCCACGGGCTCGGCCGCCGCACCGCAGATGAGCGCCGAGTTCGTGACCATCGGGCGCGTGGCCGTGGCCGGCCTGCTGTCGGCCCTGTTCCTGCTGGTCACCCGTTCACCGTGGCCGCCGCGCAGCACCTGGGGGCCGCTGGCCCTGGCCATCGTGGGCAACGTGTTCGGGTTTCCGCTGCTGCTGGCGCTGGCCGTGCCGCATGTCAGCGCGGCGCACGCCGCCGTGGTGCTGGCCACGCTGCCCCTGGCCACAGCCGTGCTGTCGGCGCTGCTGCTGGGCCAGCGGGCGCGACCGGCCTTCTGGGCCTGCGCCGTGCTGGGCGCCGCGCTGGTGGCGGTGTTCATGTGGCGCGGCCTGCCTGTCGCACATGCCTCGGCCCCCGCCGCCGCTGGTGTCACCGCGTTGTGGCTGCCCAACCTGTGCCTGCTGGGCGCGGTGCTGACGGCCGCGCTGGGCTACGTCTGCGGCGCCAAGGTCACGCCGGTGCTGGGCGCCGAGCGCGTGATCTGCTGGATGTGCGCCGCCATGCTGCCGCTGGCCCTGCCGCTGACGCTGTGGCTGTGGCCCAGCCAGCCCGTGGCCGGCTCGGCCTGGGCCGGTTTCGCCTACGCCGGCACGGTCTCCATGTGGGCCGGCTTCTTCGCCTGGTACCGCGGCCTGGACTGGGGTGGCGCCCTGCGCGTGAGCCAGGTGCAGCTGCTGCAGCCCTTCCTGGCCATGCTGGCGGCCTGGCCGCTGCTGTGTGAGCCGCTGCAGGCGTCAGCCATCGGGTTCACCGCCATCGTCATCTTGACGGTGTACATGGCCAAGCGATTTGCGCAACCAACGACCAGCACCCCATACCCCTCACCCCGTCAACCCATGACCGCGATGCAGCCCGCCCACGCGTCCCCCAGGGGCGGCGCGCTCTCGGCCAAGCACTAG